From one Gemmatimonadaceae bacterium genomic stretch:
- a CDS encoding copper resistance protein CopC has protein sequence MVSLIRTRSLALLLSLVIPVREAVAHPRLVRTDPAAGARVAAPRALALTFNEALSAALCRVTLLDGAMKPVTLDAVKSVSGDPKTLSVVIRGSMAPGHYTVKWQVAGDDGHPMRGQYTFEVEAGATGATEHRQGAPMLLAGVTFALPLPAVASALRPWMAAAAGTVAAAARGLDSADAEFGVESPAYVLLRAIQSVAVIALLGVLALHFLVGPRLARIVPDGIAALRMAEQAAVRWLTPALALLLVATIGRLFAQQAALFGTEEMPTQASLSAILFQSLWGRAWLIAFGATIVGLVAARRLRGAGAAGWMPLAVAALALTVSMAMSGHAAAASAFAMTLHALHVIGAGGWIGSLGILMLVTVPAVLRSGEDEPHLPIAGLVRAFSPTALACAGLVAATGVAAAWRNLGSASGLWESRYGQVLLVKLALLSIAGLVGFYNWRFVLPGLGGETATGRLRRSAAVELAAAALVLVVTAVLVATPMPAGMVAAAQ, from the coding sequence ATGGTCTCGCTGATCCGAACTCGTTCGCTCGCACTGCTCCTGTCTCTCGTCATTCCGGTGCGTGAGGCGGTCGCGCATCCGCGACTCGTCCGGACGGATCCGGCGGCAGGTGCCCGTGTCGCCGCGCCGCGCGCCCTTGCTCTCACCTTCAATGAGGCGCTTTCTGCAGCACTCTGCCGTGTGACCCTGCTCGACGGGGCGATGAAGCCCGTCACGCTCGACGCGGTGAAGTCCGTGTCCGGCGACCCAAAGACGCTGTCGGTGGTCATTCGCGGATCAATGGCGCCTGGCCACTATACAGTGAAATGGCAGGTCGCCGGTGATGACGGACACCCAATGCGTGGGCAGTACACGTTCGAGGTCGAAGCGGGAGCAACAGGCGCGACGGAGCACCGCCAGGGCGCCCCAATGCTCCTCGCTGGTGTGACGTTCGCACTGCCACTGCCGGCGGTCGCGAGCGCCCTGCGACCGTGGATGGCCGCGGCAGCCGGCACGGTCGCCGCCGCGGCGCGCGGTCTGGACTCCGCCGATGCGGAGTTCGGTGTTGAATCGCCGGCGTATGTCCTCCTTCGTGCCATTCAGTCGGTGGCCGTCATCGCCTTACTCGGCGTTCTTGCCCTGCATTTCCTGGTCGGCCCACGACTCGCGCGCATTGTGCCTGACGGCATTGCCGCCCTCCGAATGGCCGAACAGGCGGCGGTTCGGTGGCTCACGCCGGCCTTGGCGCTGCTGCTTGTCGCGACCATTGGGCGTCTCTTCGCGCAGCAGGCAGCGCTGTTTGGCACGGAGGAAATGCCGACGCAAGCGTCCCTGTCGGCGATTCTGTTTCAGTCGCTTTGGGGGCGCGCCTGGTTGATCGCGTTTGGCGCAACGATTGTCGGTCTCGTGGCAGCGCGTCGCCTCCGTGGTGCGGGAGCGGCGGGATGGATGCCGCTCGCCGTCGCTGCGTTGGCCCTCACGGTCAGCATGGCGATGTCCGGCCATGCGGCGGCGGCCTCCGCCTTCGCGATGACGCTTCATGCGTTGCATGTGATCGGCGCCGGTGGCTGGATCGGGAGTCTGGGCATCCTGATGCTGGTCACGGTGCCTGCGGTGCTGCGGTCAGGCGAAGACGAACCCCACCTTCCCATTGCGGGGCTCGTTCGTGCCTTTAGCCCCACCGCCCTGGCGTGCGCTGGCCTCGTCGCGGCGACCGGCGTCGCAGCCGCGTGGCGCAACCTCGGATCGGCGAGCGGCCTCTGGGAGTCGCGCTACGGGCAGGTGTTGCTGGTGAAACTGGCCCTACTCTCGATAGCCGGCCTGGTCGGCTTCTACAACTGGCGATTCGTCCTGCCGGGGCTCGGCGGTGAGACCGCCACGGGTCGACTGCGGCGTTCCGCAGCCGTCGAGCTGGCCGCCGCCGCGCTCGTGCTCGTCGTGACCGCCGTGCTGGTCGCGACACCAATGCCAGCGGGCATGGTCGCCGCCGCACAGTGA
- a CDS encoding class I SAM-dependent methyltransferase translates to MSWILASVYDFWMRPAEAACLVEWRAALVRDVTGNVLEVGAGTGATLTHYPSTVTRLVLAEPDAHMRRRLEQKCRASTRMSAEVSPASLECLPMPDASFDAVVCTLVLCSVPSMPAALAEIYRVLKPGGGLHFLEHVAAEHHTARYAWQRRLEPAWKFCAGNCHLTRDTERAIEAAGFQVEDITRESMRKAMPFIRPSIRGLARKLS, encoded by the coding sequence ATGTCCTGGATACTCGCGTCGGTCTATGATTTCTGGATGCGTCCGGCCGAGGCGGCTTGCCTTGTCGAGTGGCGCGCTGCGCTGGTCCGCGATGTGACGGGCAACGTCCTCGAAGTTGGAGCGGGCACGGGGGCGACGCTCACGCACTATCCGTCGACCGTCACCCGCCTGGTCCTTGCAGAGCCGGATGCACACATGCGCCGGCGGCTGGAGCAGAAGTGCCGCGCCTCGACCCGCATGTCCGCCGAAGTCTCCCCCGCGTCGCTGGAGTGCCTACCCATGCCGGACGCGTCGTTCGACGCCGTCGTGTGCACTCTCGTTCTCTGCTCGGTGCCGTCAATGCCTGCCGCCCTGGCCGAGATCTACCGCGTCCTCAAGCCGGGTGGTGGCCTGCACTTTCTTGAGCACGTCGCCGCCGAACACCATACCGCGCGCTACGCGTGGCAGCGTCGTCTGGAACCGGCATGGAAGTTCTGTGCCGGCAACTGCCACCTGACGCGGGACACGGAGCGCGCAATCGAAGCGGCGGGATTTCAGGTCGAGGACATCACGAGGGAGAGTATGCGCAAGGCGATGCCCTTCATTCGGCCGAGCATTCGCGGCCTCGCTAGGAAACTGTCGTGA
- a CDS encoding methyltransferase domain-containing protein → MAEQQQRWRTDEERHYYALNAKAWRFLAPFYDTIVFPLKRLRRGVAKLAGVGPGSRVLDVATGTGAQALAFAETGAEVVGIDLSESMLRIARRKAHSQSVTFRVADARELPFQDARFDVCCVSFGLHEMPVSVRQQALLEMARVTKKNGTLVIVDYALPENPIASKLVYHLVKLYERDNYAEFVRSDMHAMLDRAGLAARTEARVAPGAAMRWWSPAKIVIASKVEASNSTDGDVTTD, encoded by the coding sequence ATGGCGGAGCAGCAGCAGCGCTGGCGAACGGACGAAGAGCGGCACTACTACGCGCTCAACGCGAAGGCCTGGCGGTTCCTCGCCCCCTTCTACGACACGATCGTCTTTCCGTTGAAACGGCTGAGACGCGGCGTCGCGAAGCTGGCGGGTGTCGGCCCAGGCTCGCGCGTGCTCGACGTCGCGACGGGCACGGGCGCGCAAGCGCTGGCGTTCGCCGAAACCGGAGCGGAGGTGGTCGGCATCGACCTGTCGGAGTCCATGCTCCGCATCGCTCGTCGAAAGGCTCACAGCCAGAGTGTGACGTTCCGCGTAGCCGACGCGAGAGAGCTGCCGTTTCAGGACGCGCGCTTCGACGTCTGCTGCGTGTCGTTTGGGCTCCACGAAATGCCGGTCAGCGTGAGACAGCAGGCGCTGCTCGAGATGGCCAGAGTCACGAAGAAGAACGGCACGCTCGTGATCGTCGATTATGCGCTGCCGGAGAACCCGATCGCGAGCAAGCTCGTCTATCACCTCGTGAAGCTCTACGAACGGGATAACTACGCCGAGTTCGTTCGATCCGACATGCATGCGATGCTCGATCGAGCGGGACTCGCCGCAAGGACCGAGGCACGCGTGGCGCCCGGAGCCGCGATGCGGTGGTGGAGTCCGGCGAAAATCGTGATCGCGTCCAAGGTTGAAGCTTCAAACAGCACTGACGGCGACGTGACCACTGACTGA
- a CDS encoding Ig-like domain-containing protein: MLALLPLAALLLSACSRADAGVSPADPNAPVLVSIQPASAAISVAPTAPVVLRFSHAMMTGMEMLVVLHEGSLTGPAVTATATWSSDRTTLTLIPQAPMKRAATYVVHMSPSLKDTAGHMINMSPGAMMGGQVVSAGMMGGGSMMNGQWGPGMMGAGWQAANGTFGMSFTFTTA; the protein is encoded by the coding sequence ATGCTCGCCCTGCTCCCCCTCGCCGCGCTGCTGCTCTCGGCGTGCTCACGTGCTGACGCCGGCGTCAGCCCGGCCGATCCCAATGCGCCTGTGCTCGTGAGCATCCAGCCCGCGAGCGCGGCGATCAGCGTTGCGCCCACCGCACCGGTGGTGCTCCGATTCAGCCATGCGATGATGACCGGCATGGAGATGCTCGTGGTGCTCCATGAAGGGAGCCTCACCGGTCCGGCGGTCACCGCCACCGCCACGTGGTCATCGGATCGCACCACGCTCACGCTGATACCACAGGCGCCGATGAAGCGCGCCGCGACGTACGTTGTGCACATGTCGCCCAGCCTCAAGGACACCGCGGGCCACATGATCAACATGTCGCCTGGCGCCATGATGGGCGGCCAGGTCGTCAGCGCCGGCATGATGGGCGGTGGCTCCATGATGAACGGCCAGTGGGGGCCGGGCATGATGGGCGCCGGCTGGCAGGCTGCCAACGGGACGTTTGGGATGAGCTTCACGTTTACGACCGCGTAG